A single region of the Montipora capricornis isolate CH-2021 chromosome 13, ASM3666992v2, whole genome shotgun sequence genome encodes:
- the LOC138029573 gene encoding adenosine receptor A2b-like — MELATNLSIFSSLSPADSSIHVKGEACFMFDVNFNSTRFLYVTHILTSIINSLFSVTAIAGNAAVIFTVWKNPSLQSPSNVFICCLAGSDLMVGLLAQPSFILHKIGEIFHRLEMYCVTRMLLEVVAHITTGGSVFTIAAAGLDTWLALYLHLRYNEIVTVRRVLSIIACFWIFLIALAVLRVFLIRPNVYNTILITLLSLCLLSTCFACAKVLKCVRKHERQIHAMGVSLSQTEGKDGRLMSLLQCKKSTTSIFFIVGIFTVCFLPLLCVSFVHQISGYTVNVKIAYAFVSTLAFMNSSINPLVYCWRIRTLRNAVRTTVEDRLCKRFLKNRPSQKKPQAFN; from the coding sequence ATGGAATTGGCAACAAATTTGTCGATTTTTTCATCGCTTAGCCCAGCCGATTCATCCATCCATGTGAAAGGGGAGGCATGTTTCATGTTCGACGTCAATTTTAACTCGACAAGATTCCTTTACGTTACGCACATTTTAACATCGATTATCAATTCCTTGTTCTCAGTAACAGCCATCGCTGGGAATGCGGCTGTGATTTTCACAGTCTGGAAAAACCCATCCCTTCAATCTCCCTCGAACGTGTTCATTTGCTGTCTTGCTGGTAGTGACTTGATGGTTGGATTACTTGCACAGCCATCTTTTATTCTTCACAAGATCGGTGAAATTTTCCACCGCTTGGAAATGTACTGCGTTACAAGGATGCTGCTTGAAGTTGTTGCACATATAACCACCGGTGGTTCTGTTTTCACGATAGCCGCTGCTGGTTTAGATACATGGCTTGCGCTGTACCTACATTTACGCTACAATGAAATTGTAACAGTACGGCGCGTACTATCCATAATCGCCTGCTTCTGGATTTTCCTCATCGCTCTAGCTGTCTTACGAGTCTTCCTCATTCGACCAAATGTTTACAACACCATTTTGATCACATTACTTTCGCTGTGTTTGTTATCGACATGTTTTGCCTGTGCAAAGGTCTTGAAGTGTGTTCGAAAGCACGAGCGCCAAATTCATGCGATGGGTGTTAGCTTGAGTCAAACTGAAGGAAAGGATGGTCGATTAATGAGCTTATTACAGTGCAAGAAGTCAACCACCtctatttttttcattgttgGTATATTTACAGTATGTTTTTTGCCTCTCCTCTGCGTGTCATTCGTTCATCAAATCAGTGGATACACAGTCAATGTGAAAATTGCATATGCATTTGTTTCAACTCTTGCCTTCATGAATAGCTCTATTAACCCTCTTGTGTACTGCTGGCGGATAAGAACTTTGAGAAATGCTGTGAGGACAACTGTTGAAGATAGATTATGTAAACGTTTTCTTAAAAACCGCCCATCGCAAAAGAAACCCCAAGCTTTCAATTGA
- the LOC138030864 gene encoding uncharacterized protein has protein sequence MKTVLEYILDDSQIQEDAGASCDFASAIQECIIDLETALTSERDHERNFSRYAESSLNIVQAGSSANVSIQSHAKLPKLELRKFFRNPIDWYPFWESFDSAVHRNSTLNGADKFNYLKSMLVGSAAHVIAGLPLTNGNYEKAIDLLKKRFGNRQIAISSHMEALTKIPKITSIHEVKRLRNLYDTVKSHMRSLESLKISQEMYGCFLTPLIMQKSPEEFRIAITRNLTSETKEKQSTPQGRIAAFNEGVALNPTVASFQASSTSMFVSSKSSVLLQTARANISKPGSGEHSVNARMVFDSGSQRSYISENLQNTLKLPVAGQDTLLIKTFEESTAKLRQAGKLIEGEDSLEKEIKHFWDLETLGIKHDEPTVYEKFIEDIRHIGERYEVKLPFKEDHPLLPDNYHLSKMRLESLLRRLKSKPEVLKHYDEVVKEKLERNIIEPVNLTEQTEVLIMRFTRVVFGVNSSPFLLNGTIRHHLNKYMDRDPEFVQEVLRSIYVDDLASSKPDVPSAYDFYSKLRKRFVEAGFNMRKWLTNDQELANRIKS, from the exons ATGAAGACGGTTCTCGAATATATTCTTGACGACTCGCAAATCCAAGAAGATGCGGGTGCTAGCTGCGATTTCGCCAGTGCAATCCAGGAGTGTATTATTGATCTGGAAACGGCCTTAACTTCGGAAAGGGATCACGAAAGGAACTTTTCACGATATGCTGAATCTAGTTTGAACATCGTGCAAGCAGGATCTAGCGCGAATGTATCAATTCAGAGCCATGCCAAACTGCCAAAACTCGAACTAAGGAAGTTCTTCAGGAATCCAATCGACTGGTATCCGTTTTGGGAGTCCTTTGACTCGGCTGTCCATCGAAACAGCACTCTAAATGGAGCAGATAAGTTCAATTATTTGAAATCAATGCTTGTAGGGTCTGCCGCCCATGTTATCGCTGGATTGCCTCTGACAAATGGCAATTATGAGAAGGCTATTGATCTTCTGAAAAAGAGATTTGGGAATCGTCAAATCGCCATTTCAAGTCACATGGAAGCTTTGACTAAAATCCCGAAAATAACGTCCATTCATGAAGTGAAACGGCTTCGTAATCTGTATGATACGGTGAAATCACATATGCGTAGCCTCgagagtttgaaaatttctCAAGAAATGTATGGCTGTTTTCTAACGCCCTTGATCATGCAAAAATCGCCAGAAGAGTTCAGGATTGCCATCACACGAAATCTAACGTCTGAAAC TAAGGAAAAACAATCAACTCCCCAAGGAAGAATTGCAGCCTTTAATGAAGGAGTTGCACTCAACCCTACTGTAGCATCATTCCAAGCTTCATCTACCAGTATGTTTGTCAGCTCTAAATCCAGTGTACTTCTGCAGACAGCAAGAGCAAACATCTCCAAGCCAGGGAGTGGTGAACATTCTGTCAATGCCAGAATGGTGTTTGATAGTGGCAGTCAAAGAAGCTACATCTCAGAGAACTTGCAGAACACTCTGAAGCTACCTGTGGCTGGCCAGGACACATTACTGATCAAGACCTTCGAAGAGTCTACTGCCAAACTAAGGCA GGCAGGGAAACTCATTGAAGGAGAAGATTCACTTGAAAAAGAGATTAAGCACTTTTGGGATTTAGAAACACTAGGAATCAAACACGATGAACCGACGGTCTATGAGAAATTCATTGAAGACATCAGGCACATTGGAGAAAGATATGAAgtcaaattgccattcaagGAAGATCATCCCTTACTCCCAGACAACTATCATTTAAGCAAAATGAGGCTGGAATCATTGCTGCGGAGACTAAAATCGAAACCCGAAGTCCTCAAACACTATGATGAAGTCGTTAAGGAGAAACTTGAAAGGAACATTATTGAACCAGTGAACTTGACGGAACAAACAGAA GTACTCATTATGCGATTCACCAGAGTAGTCTTCGGAGTTAATTCCAGCCCATTTCTCCTAAATGGAACCATTAGACATCATCTGAACAAGTACATGGATAGAGATCCAGAATTTGTTCAGGAAGTGTTACGTTCTATTTATGTGGATGACCTGGCTTCTTCAAAGCCTGATGTTCCTTCAGCCTATGACTTCTACTCCAAACTCAGGAAAAGATTCGTGGAAGCTGGCTTCAACATGCGTAAGTGGCTGACAAATGATCAGGAGTTGGCAAATAGAATCAAGTCATAG